In Phreatobacter cathodiphilus, the genomic window AGCCGTGCCCGTCGCCTATGCCGTGGTCTACGGCATGGAGTGGCTGCTCAACATGTTCCGCGTCATGACCACGCCGGCCGGCGTGACGCCGCGCGAGATCGACTACACGGTCCCCGACAAGCTGCCGCACGTGATCCTCGGCGCGGGCGCCATCGGCCTCGTGCTGCTGCTCGTCCTCGGCAAGGCGGTCTTCAAGGAACTGGCGCGCAGCTTCTTCCCGCTGACCCTGCTCATCATGTCGGTGCTCGGCGCCATCTTCTTCGGCATCGCGACGCCCACCGAGGCGGCGGCGGTCGGCGCCCTGGGTTCGGTCCTGCTCGCCGCCGCCTATCGCTCCATCAGCTTCGTCAAGCTGAAGGAATCGGTGTTCCTCACCGCCCGCACCTCGGCCATGGTGTGCTGGCTCTTCGTCGGCTCCTTCATCTTCTCGTCCATCTTCGCCATCCTCGGCGGGCACGAGCCGATCAAGGCCTTCGTCGCCATGCTCAACCTGTCGCCGACCATGTTCATGATTCTGGCCCAGGTCATCATCTTCGTCCTTGGCTGGCCGCTGGAATGGACGGAGATCATCGTCATCTTCGTGCCGATCTTCCTGCCGCTGCTGGAGACGTTCAAGATCGACCCGCTGTTCTTCGGCATCCTCATCGCCCTGAACATCCAGACGTCGTTCCTGTCGCCGCCCGTGGCCATGGCACCCTTCTATCTGAAGGGCGTGGCGCCCCCGCACGTCACCATCAACCAGATCTTTTCCGGTGTGATGCCCTTCATCTTCATCGTCGTCGGCTGCATGGCCGTGGTCTATGCCTTCCCCGGCATCGCCCTCTGGCTGCCGGGGGTGCTCTACCGCTGAGGCCTCAGCCGCAGGAAGCGCCGCGCACGATTCCGCGGTCGTCCAGCCCGAAGCTCAGGCGATTCGGCCGGAAGTCGCGGGTGCAGATGGCGCAGTAGCGCACGATGAGGCCCCGCGGGACGCGATAGCGCGCCTCCACCGTCGCTCGCGGCAGGCCGATGAAGCGCCGCGCCACCGGCAGCTCGCGCCGGCAGTGCCGCATCGCCGCCTGGAAGGCGGGCTGGGAGGGACCGGTCGCCCGCGGCGGCTGTTGCGCCGAAGCCATGCCGGGCGATCCCGGAGCCGCGACGAGGAACGCGGCCGCGACGACGGCGGTGGAGACGAGGGCGAGACGCATGGAAACCTCCTGTTCGATGCCGCCCGACTAGCGCCGAACCGTGGCGCCATCATGCCGGGGCTCAGGCAGGCTCCCGCACGGGCAGGCCGGCCCGCATCTCGTCGGACACGATGCGCCCGTCCACCAGGTGGACGCGGCGGTCCATGCGCTCGGCAAGGTCGATGGCGTGCGTGACGGCGACGACGGAACGCCCGTCCTTGTCGACGAGGTCGCGCAGGATCTGGAACACCTGCTCGGAAGATTTGGAATCGAGGCTCCCCGTCGGCTCGTCGGCGAGGATCACCGGCGGATCGTTGGCGAGCGCCCGCGCCACGGCGACCCGCTGGCGCTGGCCGCCCGAGAGCTGGTCCGGCCGCTTGGCGAGATGGTCCTCGAGCCCGAGCGATGAGAGCAGGCTCTCGGCCCGCTCCTTCATCTGCCGCGCCGACAGCTTCCCAACGGCCCTCATGGGCAGCATCACGTTCTGCGTCGTGGTGAATTCGGGAAGCAGGAAGTGGAACTGGAAGATGAAGCCGAGCGTCTCGAGCCGGATCCTGGCGCGCTCGTCGTCGTCGAGCAGGCTGGTGTCCTCGCCCCTCACCAGAACCTCGCCCGAGGTCGGCACGTCGAGCAGGCCGAGGAGATAGAGGAGCGACGACTTGCCGGAGCCGGAGGGGCCGGTGATGGCGACGAACTGCCTGTCGTGGATGAGGAGATCGATGTCGGCCACCAGCGTCACCGGCACGGTGCCGGGCAGGATGCGCGTCGCCTTGCGGGTCTCGATGAGGGGCCCGGTCATGTCGCCCCCCGGATGATCTCGACGGGATGGACGCGCGCCGCCTTGCGCGCCGGGAAGAAGCCGGCGATGGCCGAGGACGCCAGCGCGATGCCGCCGGCGATCGCATAGTGCAGCGGCGCGACGATGAGCGGCAGGTGGGTGGAGTCTGTGAAGCCGGTCCTGATCTCGATGGACAGCATGACCTGCGTCAGCACGAATCCGAGCACCGATCCGGCGAGCGCCCCGGCGAGGCCGATGGCGAGCCCTTCGAGGATGAAGATGCGCCGGACGGTCGCCTGCGTCAGGCCCAGCGACTTCATGATGGCGATGTCGCGGCTCTTCTCGAAGGTGATGGTGGAGATGATGTTGTAGGTGCCGAAGGAGGCGACCAGCAGGATGGCGCCCACCACCGTGTACATGATGATGTTGCGGATGACGAAGGCCGACATGAGGTCCTCGTTGGCCTCCTGCCAGGACACGGTCTTCAGCCCCGTATCGGCGATGATCCGGTCGGCCACCGCCTTGGCGTTCATCGGGTCGTTGAGGCGTATACGGATCTCGTTGATGAGGCCGGTCTGCTCGGCGAGGATCTGGGCGGTCTTGATGAGCACGTAGGACGTGCCCTCGTCCACGGCCCGCACGCCGGAGCGGAAGATGCCGACCACCTGCCCCGTCATCACCTTCCCCGTGCCGGCAGACATCGAGATGTTGGAGCCCAGGCGCGCGCCGAGCTTCTCGGCCAGCCGGTCACCGAGGATGATGGCGTTGGTGGCGCGGTAGAGGGCGGGGAGCGAGCCCTGTCTGAGGTGGTTGACGAGCTGTGACACCCGCGGCTCGCGGGCGGGATCGATGCCGACGATCACCGAGGTCACGTCCTTGCCGCCGTAGCGCAGGATGCCGCGGGCCTGGACCGAGGGCGTCACGGCGCCCGGCACCCAGCTCTCCAGCGCCGCGATGGTGGCGATCGGATTGTTGATGCCGCGCCGCCGCGTGGCCGGGGTCAGGCCGCGGATCTGGGCGGTGTCGAAGGCCTCCTCCGCCGGCTGGCGCGGTGCCTCGCGCCGCTCGTCGTTGATGGCGATATGCGGCATGGCGTTGACCAGGGTGCGGACGAAATCGTCCTGCGAGCCCTGCATCAGCGCCGCCATCATGATGGAGAAGCCGACGCCGATGGAGACGCCGAGCACCGCCACCACCGTCTGGCGCAGGCGGGCGGCGATATGGGTCCAGGCGATGTCGACGACGAGGTTCATGGCGCAGTGCGCACCCGCTCGCCGCCGCGCCAGCGCGCCTCGGCCGGCACGGCGATGCGGTCTCCCTCGGCGATGCCGGAGCGGACCTCGGTGAGCCGCGTGCCGCGGATGCCGGTCTCCACCGGCCGGCGGACGACGCGGCCGGCATCGACCGTGAAGACGGCGCCGCCGATGATCGCCTCGTTCGGCACCAGCAGCACGTCCTTCGCCTCGCGGGTGACGATGTTGGCCTCAACCGACATGCCGAAATGCAGCGGCGTGTCGTCGGGCAGCGCGATGCGGATCCGGAAGGTCTTGGTCGCCGTGTCGCCCATCGGCGTGATGTCGCGCACGGTGCCGTCGAGCGGCCGGTCCTTGAAGGCGTCGGTGCGCAGCAGCACGGTCTGCCCCACCCGGACGCGCGGGATGTCCTCCTCGGCCACGTCCGCCGTCACCTGCAGCGGGCGCGGATCGCCGACGCGGAACAGGATCTGGCCGATGTCGGCGATCTCGCCCACCTCGCCGTCCTGCCGTAGCACCACGCCGTCGCGCGGCGCGAGAATCTGGTAGTTGCCCAGCCGCTCGTTGGTGGCGGCCACCAGCG contains:
- a CDS encoding ABC transporter permease, with protein sequence MNLVVDIAWTHIAARLRQTVVAVLGVSIGVGFSIMMAALMQGSQDDFVRTLVNAMPHIAINDERREAPRQPAEEAFDTAQIRGLTPATRRRGINNPIATIAALESWVPGAVTPSVQARGILRYGGKDVTSVIVGIDPAREPRVSQLVNHLRQGSLPALYRATNAIILGDRLAEKLGARLGSNISMSAGTGKVMTGQVVGIFRSGVRAVDEGTSYVLIKTAQILAEQTGLINEIRIRLNDPMNAKAVADRIIADTGLKTVSWQEANEDLMSAFVIRNIIMYTVVGAILLVASFGTYNIISTITFEKSRDIAIMKSLGLTQATVRRIFILEGLAIGLAGALAGSVLGFVLTQVMLSIEIRTGFTDSTHLPLIVAPLHYAIAGGIALASSAIAGFFPARKAARVHPVEIIRGAT
- a CDS encoding efflux RND transporter periplasmic adaptor subunit, with amino-acid sequence MKLRSWLILLLIAAALGGAVFWRYGRGAEIQLQAVGRGTAAEIVYATGIVEPVRWAKMASMARERIVAHCSCEGRTVKEGDMLARLDDREVRANLAEQHARLALAQREVDRVSQLIQRGVATQQAYDKATADLAQMRALVAATNERLGNYQILAPRDGVVLRQDGEVGEIADIGQILFRVGDPRPLQVTADVAEEDIPRVRVGQTVLLRTDAFKDRPLDGTVRDITPMGDTATKTFRIRIALPDDTPLHFGMSVEANIVTREAKDVLLVPNEAIIGGAVFTVDAGRVVRRPVETGIRGTRLTEVRSGIAEGDRIAVPAEARWRGGERVRTAP
- a CDS encoding TRAP transporter large permease; translation: MGNPELGVLMLVLFVIFIMLGFPIAFTLMALGVMFGYAAQGDIVFALVVQRTYSVMTNDVLVAIPLFIFMGYIIERANILDRLFNSVQLAIGGLPGSLAVTTLITCTIFATATGIVGAVVTLMGLLAFPAMLRAGYDERLSAGVVCAGGCLGILIPPSVMLILYGATAGVSVPKLYAGAFFPGLLLATLYILYVIVRCMMNPALAPKLPKEQRMPLGFDFDKDKMALVKYVVIVLLAVPVAYAVVYGMEWLLNMFRVMTTPAGVTPREIDYTVPDKLPHVILGAGAIGLVLLLVLGKAVFKELARSFFPLTLLIMSVLGAIFFGIATPTEAAAVGALGSVLLAAAYRSISFVKLKESVFLTARTSAMVCWLFVGSFIFSSIFAILGGHEPIKAFVAMLNLSPTMFMILAQVIIFVLGWPLEWTEIIVIFVPIFLPLLETFKIDPLFFGILIALNIQTSFLSPPVAMAPFYLKGVAPPHVTINQIFSGVMPFIFIVVGCMAVVYAFPGIALWLPGVLYR
- a CDS encoding ABC transporter ATP-binding protein; translation: MTGPLIETRKATRILPGTVPVTLVADIDLLIHDRQFVAITGPSGSGKSSLLYLLGLLDVPTSGEVLVRGEDTSLLDDDERARIRLETLGFIFQFHFLLPEFTTTQNVMLPMRAVGKLSARQMKERAESLLSSLGLEDHLAKRPDQLSGGQRQRVAVARALANDPPVILADEPTGSLDSKSSEQVFQILRDLVDKDGRSVVAVTHAIDLAERMDRRVHLVDGRIVSDEMRAGLPVREPA